One window of Syntrophorhabdaceae bacterium genomic DNA carries:
- a CDS encoding cobalamin B12-binding domain-containing protein, giving the protein MEKRIRILVGKPGLDGHDRGAKVIAQALKDAGMEVVYSGLHKTVDQIVRMAIQEDVDVIGLSIMSGAHISLTTKLLQKAREQGIGDKMVVVGGVIPSRDIPKLKEIGVAGVFPGGASFDDIVAFLKENVPHS; this is encoded by the coding sequence TTGGAAAAGAGAATAAGGATCTTAGTGGGCAAACCAGGTCTTGACGGACACGACCGTGGCGCAAAAGTGATAGCCCAGGCATTGAAGGATGCGGGGATGGAGGTTGTATACTCCGGTCTTCACAAGACTGTAGACCAGATCGTTCGTATGGCGATCCAGGAGGATGTGGACGTAATAGGCCTTTCCATTATGAGCGGTGCGCACATATCGCTTACAACCAAACTTTTGCAAAAGGCCCGCGAGCAGGGCATAGGGGACAAGATGGTTGTTGTAGGTGGAGTAATCCCGAGCAGAGATATCCCGAAACTGAAAGAGATTGGCGTAGCCGGCGTTTTCCCCGGCGGAGCGTCTTTCGATGATATTGTAGCTTTTCTGAAGGAGAATGTACCGCATTCTTAA
- a CDS encoding DsbC family protein — protein sequence MNKQAVRATYTTLLLLGFIVCSFALCGFASAGPIEDSFKKMFPKFQFDSIRESDIKGVYEVLKGTDIGLFAPEPGYFIIGDFQMINREGKNVAELRKNEIILSKIKSLPLDKALKVGSGKNTVIEITDPDCPYCRRAANFLEKRSDVTQYIFFLPLPYHKDSVNKIKYIFCSQDKEKAYSEATQGKLDNQKYEVCKKQDVEDLLGIHRTVVAKLGIQSTPFFIINNSQIVVGADMPKLEEALKGKQ from the coding sequence ATGAATAAACAGGCGGTACGCGCAACATATACAACGCTTTTATTGTTGGGTTTTATTGTATGCAGTTTTGCTTTATGCGGTTTTGCCTCGGCAGGGCCCATAGAAGATAGCTTTAAAAAGATGTTTCCCAAGTTCCAGTTCGACTCTATCAGGGAATCGGATATCAAGGGGGTCTATGAGGTTTTAAAGGGCACCGATATCGGTTTGTTTGCGCCGGAACCGGGATACTTTATAATAGGCGATTTCCAGATGATCAACAGGGAAGGCAAAAACGTCGCAGAGTTGAGGAAAAATGAGATTATCCTTTCAAAGATAAAATCACTCCCCCTTGATAAGGCGTTGAAGGTCGGCAGCGGGAAAAATACCGTCATTGAGATTACCGATCCTGATTGCCCTTATTGCCGCAGGGCAGCGAACTTTTTAGAAAAGCGAAGCGACGTAACGCAATATATCTTTTTCCTGCCCCTCCCCTACCATAAGGACTCGGTGAATAAGATAAAGTACATCTTCTGTTCACAGGATAAGGAAAAGGCTTATAGCGAAGCCACACAGGGAAAACTCGACAACCAGAAATACGAGGTCTGTAAAAAACAGGACGTTGAGGACCTGCTGGGTATCCACAGGACGGTCGTTGCGAAGCTCGGTATACAGAGCACGCCGTTTTTTATTATAAACAATAGTCAAATCGTTGTAGGTGCAGATATGCCGAAACTTGAAGAGGCACTGAAAGGAAAACAATAA
- a CDS encoding cupin domain-containing protein, producing the protein MDKVIIERLPETREIDGVKRWNEERGEFAQISYREDIGHVAIFELKKGLYRGSHFHKEKEEVFYVVSGKIRAIFMDIDTKEREEHILEKGHKIRVETGVAHIFYGLDDALVVEYSPQYYDKRDAYPVDFYKK; encoded by the coding sequence ATGGATAAGGTAATCATAGAGAGGCTCCCTGAAACAAGAGAGATCGACGGCGTGAAGAGGTGGAACGAGGAGCGGGGTGAATTTGCACAGATCTCATACCGGGAGGATATCGGACATGTTGCAATATTTGAACTGAAAAAGGGACTTTACAGGGGCAGCCATTTTCATAAAGAAAAGGAAGAGGTATTCTATGTTGTCAGCGGAAAAATCCGTGCAATCTTTATGGACATAGATACAAAAGAGCGCGAAGAGCATATTCTTGAAAAAGGTCATAAGATCAGGGTAGAAACCGGCGTGGCGCATATCTTCTATGGCCTGGACGATGCCCTTGTGGTGGAATACAGCCCGCAGTATTATGACAAGAGAGATGCTTATCCTGTGGACTTTTATAAGAAGTAA